The following proteins are encoded in a genomic region of Populus nigra chromosome 16, ddPopNigr1.1, whole genome shotgun sequence:
- the LOC133675700 gene encoding BTB/POZ domain and ankyrin repeat-containing protein NPR1-like isoform X1, which produces MRRNPMAGSASITSHTMDDDLHMKLLYLENRVAFARLFFPTEAKLAMDIAHAATTPEFAGLAASKGSDGNLRGDDLDETPIMQNIRLRSRMEALMKTVEMGRRYFPSCSEVLDKFMEDDLPDLFYHEKGTPDEQRIKRTRFMELKEDVQGAFIRDKAEINPTNC; this is translated from the exons ATGAGAAGGAATCCAATGGCTGGGAGTGCCTCCATCACTTCCCATACAATGGATGATGATCTTCACATGAAGCTGCTATACCTGGAGAACAGAG TGGCATTTGCAAGATTATTCTTCCCTACTGAAGCCAAGCTAGCCATGGACATTGCACATGCTGCAACAACACCAGAATTTGCTGGTCTTGCTGCATCAAAAGGTTCTGACGGGAATTTGAGGGGGGATGACCTAGATGAGACACCAATAATGCAGAACATAAGACTTCGTTCTAGGATGGAAGCCCTAATGAAAACAG TTGAAATGGGCCGGCGATACTTCCCCAGTTGTTCCGAAGTGCTCGATAAGTTCATGGAGGATGACCTTCCTGATTTGTTTTACCATGAAAAGGGTACCCCAGATGAACAAAGAATAAAGAGGACACGTTTCATGGAGCTTAAAGAGGATGTTCAGGGGGCATTTATCAGGGACAAGGCTGAGATTAACCCCACTAATTGTTGA
- the LOC133675682 gene encoding uncharacterized protein LOC133675682, whose protein sequence is MTMLKKLPEEVLNLWNNWEIRGMVLLSLLLQTILIVFGSRRKTNAGSWIRILVWSAYLSADVVATVALGNLARSQGDSSGESSEKANNSIQAFWAPFLLLHLGGPDTITAYSIEDNELWKRHLLGLVFQVGVAFYVFSRSWGSGILSFIASPMFVVGIAKYAERTWVLWSSCSKSLKNSSLSDFWDSYDRMIIRTPPQDQQRDYLLQAYVFSYISKFMMQDLVAGILPLIRSRDLISKNEADGAFKVVEAELGLIYDMLYTKAPLIYSRSGIILRFISSLLSVTAFITFQVKIDKHDYSTTDIAITYLLFAAAVFLEFYAFLCLFLSDWTMIWLIDKGGNGLTNATYSLIRKLTRSERWSRSISQYNLISSSIEREPPKFLEFLGIDEMMRQMHVNRKDLNVDLQGFIFGHLRKKAQKIKEDLHVCDMNHRSKIIGQRGDGVLEREGLLRDYKWCTTEVEFSRSILVWHLATDICYLVDMKEADAYLNKDGSNVSTEYETSRCLSEYMMYLLVIRPSMLSKGFGDEAYQRTLQGLRDQKDHGDDYDVEVHRALLELRNSESRVSDSEEFQALWKTEKSALVGVIVLANQLLSLEPEKRWETINEVWVEMVAYAAAHCPWKEHTQQLRRGGELLTHVSLLMLHLGLTAQYEINAYEYKELDLLTREEQKEYDHARYKYWTGIEATSGSSPDEVCSTSISIL, encoded by the exons ATGACAATGCTTAAAAAATTGCCTGAAGAAGTCTTAAATTTATGGAACAATTGGGAGATTCGAGGAATGGTTTTGCTTAGTCTCTTACTACAAACCATCCTCATCGTATTTGGGTCTCGGCGAAAGACCAATGCCGGAAGCTGGATCAGGATTCTCGTTTGGTCTGCATATCTATCAGCAGACGTGGTGGCAACTGTTGCATTGGGTAATCTAGCCAGGAGCCAAGGAGATTCATCAGGTGAAAGTTCAGAGAAAGCAAACAATTCCATCCAGGCATTTTGGGCACCTTTTCTACTCCTGCACCTTGGTGGCCCAGACACAATCACTGCATACTCGATTGAAGATAACGAGTTGTGGAAACGACATTTACTTGGTCTTGTATTCCAAGTCGGAGTGGCTTTTTATGTCTTCTCAAGGTCCTGGGGTAGTGGTATCCTCTCATTCATAGCAAGCCCAATGTTCGTTGTTGGCATTGCAAAGTACGCAGAGAGGACTTGGGTGCTCTGGTCTTCATGCTCCAAGAGTTTGAAAAACTCTTCTCTCTCAGATTTTTGGGATTCTTATGATCGTATGATAATAAGAACCCCTCCACAAGACCAACAGCGAGATTATCTTCTTCAAGCttatgttttttcatatatatccAAGTTCATGATGCAGGATCTTGTCGCTGGCATTCTTCCACTAATAAGAAGCCGGGATCTGATTTCCAAGAATGAAGCAGACGGTGCCTTCAAGGTGGTAGAGGCTGAGCTTGGATTGATATATGATATGCTTTATACTAAAGCGCCTCTGATTTACTCCCGTAGCGGAATCATTCTTCGCTTTATCAGCTCTCTGCTCTCTGTTACTGCGTTTATTACCTTCCAGGTCAAGATTGACAAGCATGACTACTCAACGACCGACATTGCGATTACGTATTTATTGTTTGCGGCCGCAGTTTTTCTGGagttttatgcttttttatgcctttttttgTCTGACTGGACAATGATTTGGTTGATTGATAAAGGAGGGAACGGCCTGACTAATGCAACTTATTCTCTGATAAGGAAGTTAACTAGAAGCGAGAGGTGGTCGAGATCCATATCACAGTATAACCTGATAAGCTCTTCCATTGAAAGAGAGCCACCTAAATTCTTGGAATTTCTGGGAATCGATGAAATGATGAGGCAGATGCATGTGAATCGGAAAGATTTGAATGTTGATCTACAGGGTTTTATTTTCGGACATCTTCGAAAGAAAGCTCAGAAGATTAAGGAAGATTTGCATGTCTGTGATATGAATCACAGAAGCAAAATAATAGGTCAGAGGGGAGATGGTGTGCTAGAAAGAGAGGGACTGTTACGGGACTACAAGTGGTGCACGACTGAAGTAGAATTCAGTCGGAGCATTCTTGTCTGGCATCTTGCAAcagatatttgttatcttgttgaTATGAAAGAAGCAGATGCTTATCTGAATAAAGATGGAAGCAATGTCTCCACAGAATATGAAACAAGCAGATGCCTATCTGAATACATGATGTATCTTTTGGTGATAAGACCAAGTATGCTCTCTAAAGGATTCGGTGATGAGGCATATCAACGTACCTTGCAAGGCTTGCGGGATCAAAAAGATCATGGTGATGATTATGATGTGGAGGTACATCGTGCCTTGCTGGAATTGCGCAACAGTGAATCACGTGTTTCTGATAGTGAGGAATTTCAAGCTCTCTGGAAAACAGAAAAGTCAGCGCTAGTCGGTGTGATTGTGCTCGCCAATCAATTGCTTTCATTGGAACCCGAGAAGCGATGGGAGACGATAAATGAAGTTTGGGTAGAAATGGTAGCATATGCAGCAGCTCATTGTCCATGGAAAGAACATACTCAACAACTGAGAAGAGGTGGAGAGTTACTCACTCATGTCTCCCTTCTCATGCTACATCTTGGCTTGACCGCACAGTACGAAATTAATGCATACGAATATAAAGAATTGGATTTATTGACACGG GAGGAGCAAAAAGAATATGACCACGCTAGATACAAATATTGGACAGGTATTGAAGCCACGTCAGGGTCGAGCCCCGATGAGGTATGTTCCACTTCCATCTCAATACTTTAA
- the LOC133675700 gene encoding BTB/POZ domain and ankyrin repeat-containing protein NPR1-like isoform X2: protein MKIEIFLMAFDAHKVAFARLFFPTEAKLAMDIAHAATTPEFAGLAASKGSDGNLRGDDLDETPIMQNIRLRSRMEALMKTVEMGRRYFPSCSEVLDKFMEDDLPDLFYHEKGTPDEQRIKRTRFMELKEDVQGAFIRDKAEINPTNC, encoded by the exons ATGAAAATAGAGATTTTCTTAATGGCATTTGATGCGCACAAAG TGGCATTTGCAAGATTATTCTTCCCTACTGAAGCCAAGCTAGCCATGGACATTGCACATGCTGCAACAACACCAGAATTTGCTGGTCTTGCTGCATCAAAAGGTTCTGACGGGAATTTGAGGGGGGATGACCTAGATGAGACACCAATAATGCAGAACATAAGACTTCGTTCTAGGATGGAAGCCCTAATGAAAACAG TTGAAATGGGCCGGCGATACTTCCCCAGTTGTTCCGAAGTGCTCGATAAGTTCATGGAGGATGACCTTCCTGATTTGTTTTACCATGAAAAGGGTACCCCAGATGAACAAAGAATAAAGAGGACACGTTTCATGGAGCTTAAAGAGGATGTTCAGGGGGCATTTATCAGGGACAAGGCTGAGATTAACCCCACTAATTGTTGA
- the LOC133675361 gene encoding uncharacterized protein LOC133675361 produces MTMLKKLPEKVLNLWNNWEIRGMVLLSLLLQTILIIFGSRRKTSGRIWIRILVWSAYLSADMVATVALGTLARSLGDSSGDRSEKANNSIQAFWAPFLLLHLGGPDTITAYSIEDNELWLRHLLGLVIQVGVAFYVFSRSWGSGILSFIAIPVFVVGVVKYAERTWVLWSSCSKSLKNSSLSDFWGSCHRTRISNPQDLQRDYLLQAYVFSYISKFAMQDLVPGIDELIRSRELISKNEADGAFKVVEAELGLIYDMLYTKAPLIYSRGGIILRCISSLLSVIAFITFQVKVDKLDYSTTDIAITYLLSAAAVFLEFYAFLCLVLSDWTMIWLIGKGGNALTSAIYSQLRKLTRSERWSRSISQYNLISSSFEREPHRCLEFLGIDDMMRQMHVNRKDLNGELQGLIFGHLREKARKIKEDLNVVDKNVRSKIIGQRGDGVLEREGLLRDYKWCTTEVEFSRSILVWYLATDICYRADKDGSNVSTEDGRCLSEYMMYLLVIRPNMLSKGFGDDEEYQETLRDLLGLKDGELRGRKYRRTLRELWGLKDRGPDDEGYQRTLRELRNSESRGYDDGGSQFIWKTEKSVLRGVDRLARQLLLMAPEKRWEMINEVWVEMVAYAAAHCPWKEHTQQLRRGGELLTHVSLLMLHLGLTEQYEYKRSLYSYLKGEEREEYFGAIDKCLKGTTIMSRPSPDEDCF; encoded by the exons ATGACAATGCTTAAAAAATTGCCTGAAAAAGTCTTAAATTTATGGAACAATTGGGAGATTCGAGGAATGGTTTTGCTTAGTCTCTTGCTACAAACCATCCTCATCATATTTGGGTCTCGGCGAAAGACCAGTGGCAGAATCTGGATCAGGATTCTCGTTTGGTCTGCATACCTATCAGCAGACATGGTGGCAACTGTTGCACTGGGTACTCTAGCCAGGAGCCTAGGAGATTCATCAGGTGACCGTTCAGAGAAAGCAAACAATTCCATCCAGGCATTTTGGGCACCTTTTCTACTCCTGCACCTTGGTGGCCCAGACACAATCACTGCATACTCGATTGAAGATAACGAGTTGTGGTTAAGGCATTTACTAGGTCTTGTCATCCAAGTCGGAGTGGCTTTTTATGTCTTCTCAAGGTCTTGGGGTAGCGGTATCCTCTCATTCATAGCGATCCCAGTGTTCGTTGTTGGCGTTGTAAAGTACGCAGAGAGGACTTGGGTGCTCTGGTCTTCATGCTCCAAGAGTTTGAAAAACTCTTCTCTCTCAGATTTTTGGGGTTCTTGTCATCGTACGAGAATATCAAATCCACAAGACCTCCAGCGAGATTATCTTCTTCAagcttatgttttttcttatatatccaAGTTTGCGATGCAGGATCTTGTCCCTGGCATTGATGAACTAATAAGAAGCCGGGAGCTGATTTCCAAGAATGAAGCAGACGGTGCCTTCAAGGTGGTAGAGGCTGAGCTTGGATTGATATATGATATGCTTTATACTAAAGCGCCTCTGATTTACTCCCGTGGCGGAATCATTCTTCGCTGTATCAGCTCTCTGCTCTCTGTTATTGCGTTTATTACCTTCCAGGTCAAGGTTGACAAGCTTGACTACTCAACGACCGACATTGCAATTACGTATTTATTGTCTGCGGCCGCTGTTTTTCTCGagttttatgcttttttatgCCTTGTTTTGTCTGACTGGACAATGATTTGGTTGATTGGTAAAGGAGGGAACGCCCTGACCAGTGCAATTTATTCTCAGCTAAGGAAGTTAACTAGAAGCGAGAGGTGGTCGAGATCCATATCACAGTATAACCTCATAAGCTCTTCCTTTGAAAGAGAGCCACATAGATGTTTGGAATTCCTGGGAATCGATGATATGATGAGGCAGATGCATGTGAATCGGAAAGATTTGAATGGAGAACTGCAAGGTCTTATTTTCGGACATCTTCGAGAGAAAGCTCGGAAGATTAAGGAAGATTTGAATGTCGTTGATAAAAACGTCAGAAGTAAAATAATAGGTCAGAGGGGAGATGGTGTGCTAGAAAGAGAGGGACTGTTACGGGACTACAAGTGGTGCACGACTGAAGTAGAATTCAGTCGGAGCATTCTTGTCTGGTATCTAGCAACAGATATTTGTTATCGTGCTGATAAAGATGGAAGCAATGTCTCCACAGAAGATGGAAGATGTCTATCTGAATACATGATGTATCTTTTGGTGATAAGACCAAATATGCTCTCTAAAGGATTCGGTGATGATGAGGAATATCAAGAAACCTTGCGAGACTTGCTGGGTCTAAAAGATGGGGAATTGCGGGGTCGAAAATATCGACGTACTTTGCGAGAATTGTGGGGTCTAAAAGATCGCGGTCCTGATGATGAGGGATATCAACGTACCTTGCGAGAATTGCGCAATAGTGAATCACGTGGTTATGATGATGGAGGGTCTCAATTTATCTGGAAAACAGAAAAGTCAGTGTTACGTGGTGTGGATAGGCTCGCCAGGCAATTGCTTTTGATGGCACCTGAGAAGCGATGGGAGATGATAAATGAAGTTTGGGTAGAAATGGTTGCATATGCAGCAGCTCACTGTCCATGGAAAGAACATACTCAACAACTGAGAAGAGGTGGAGAGTTACTCACTCATGTCTCCCTTCTCATGCTACATCTTGGCTTGACCGAACAGTACGAATATAAAAGATCCTTATATTCTTATTTGAAAGGG GAGGAGCGAGAAGAATATTTCGGGGCTATAGACAAATGTTTGAAAGGGACTACAATCATGTCACGGCCGAGTCCCGATGAG GATTGCTTCTAA